Proteins encoded within one genomic window of Sphingomonas sp. NBWT7:
- a CDS encoding alpha/beta hydrolase codes for MSTAVLPMPSRFSIITIAAPDVTAPAWHARLRWPSHGDEHVTLDSGARRGIWAAQLDAAVMRADRAVVLVAEGIGCHAASWWARLSPAGYVGKVAGALLFDPPRDGAGAKDAYASPAIALPFPSLVLTDTSDAPPADAIEGWGSRLIDGHRQRQGELRPWRSAQRLVERVTAKVIERDVERVFALNPRARR; via the coding sequence ATGTCGACCGCCGTACTGCCGATGCCCAGCCGTTTCTCGATCATCACGATTGCCGCGCCCGACGTGACGGCGCCGGCATGGCACGCGCGGCTGCGCTGGCCCAGCCACGGCGATGAGCATGTGACGCTCGACAGCGGCGCGCGACGCGGGATCTGGGCGGCGCAGCTCGACGCGGCGGTGATGCGCGCCGATCGCGCAGTGGTGCTCGTCGCCGAGGGTATCGGCTGCCATGCGGCGTCGTGGTGGGCGCGGCTGTCGCCGGCTGGCTATGTCGGCAAGGTCGCTGGCGCGCTGCTGTTCGATCCGCCGCGCGACGGCGCGGGGGCGAAGGACGCTTACGCCTCCCCCGCCATCGCGCTGCCCTTCCCCTCGCTGGTGCTGACCGACACGAGCGATGCGCCGCCGGCGGACGCGATCGAAGGCTGGGGAAGCCGGCTGATCGATGGGCATCGCCAGCGGCAGGGCGAGCTGCGGCCGTGGCGCAGCGCGCAGCGGCTGGTGGAGCGCGTGACGGCCAAGGTGATCGAGCGCGACGTCGAGCGGGTGTTCGCGCTCAATCCGCGCGCGCGCCGCTGA